A window of Pangasianodon hypophthalmus isolate fPanHyp1 chromosome 29, fPanHyp1.pri, whole genome shotgun sequence genomic DNA:
accttttatacattttttcatcaGCCTATATCTATTTCTGTTACCTGATATCTGGTGGATATTCTTAATGaaatcatttatatattatttataaaatttaaaacatgtttattaaataaattacatagtTTAAGTGTCAGGTAATACCTGGGAGGGATTTACTATCATTATAAATTCTTAATGCCTGTAACACAGCTTTAAgaacataatatacagtatgtattatattttatagatgACTCACAGAGAGCATCAGAAATTACAAGAAGCATAGGAGAGATGATTGTAAGGGACCTCCAGCCAATCTCAGTTGTAGAAGACAGAGGATTTATTGCTCTTGTCAAGATTCTTGATCCACGTTACCAGATCCCTAGCCGGAAAAAGCTGACGGAGGGCACAATTAACAACATGTATGCTGACTGTAAAGCCAAAGTAAAGGCAGCATTACAACATCCAAACCATGTCATTCTCACAACAGATATGTGGACCTCAAGGTCCACAGAGGCATATTTAACTGTGACCTGTCATTTTATTGACAACTGGCAAATGCAGGAATTTGTGCTAGAAACTTGCCATTTCAGTCTACAGCACACAGCTGACAATATTAGTGCAGAGCTGAAAAGAATAGCTGAAGAATGGGGCATAACTCAAAAGGTGCTTGCAGTTGTCACAGACAACGGTGCAAATATGGTTTCTGCAGTACATAAGACTGGATGGAAGCATTATCCATGTTTTGCCCACACATTAGCAGACCTCTCACCTGCTGGAAAAATGCAGAAGCATTGTATCCTTTTTCCACCACAGCACAAAAGCCACAGAGAAGcttaaacagatacaaaatCAACTGAAAGTGGCAGAACATAAACTGATTATTTCAGTTGAATCCAGGTGGATTTCAGCTTTCTACATGTTGGAGAGGCTACATGAACAAATGGATCCAGTTACCACAGCCCTCTGTGTACTTGGGAAGAGTGACCTGTGCTTTACAAATGAAGAGCGGTCTCTTAACCACCTGATCATTGAGGCCTTGAAACCTTTTGAGGAGGCAACACGTGAAGTATcagcagaaaaacacatttctgtctCAAAGGTCATTCCTCTAGTATCACTGCTGCTTAGAGCAACTGCTGCCTGTGAGTGTCAAGGCAGCTCTTTTACCACAGAACTGGCACAGCAATGTCAGCGTAGATTCTGTGGGATTGAAACACAGCCTTGCTGCCAGCACCTTTCTTGACATTAGGTTTAAGCACCTGGCATTTCGTGACAAAGATCACGTAGAAGCTGTGAAAAAGCGACTCCTATCTGAAATGCGGGATGTCCACTTGGCTGCTGCACCACTAGAAGCTACCTCAACATCTGTCCTAAGGTCTGTGTCAGAACCTACAGCAAGCTGTGCTTCATCAGTGACAGTGACTCCTCCAGTGACCCCATATACTGCATCATCTACAGCTAAAGGAGGCATATGGGGGATTTTGACTTGCAGGTTCTATCAGCACAACAACAATCAGGAAGGAGTGATTCTATAATTGAAATGCGTCGCTATGCTGAAGAAAAAATAGTTCCCCGAAACCAAGACCCATTAGTTTGGTGGAGAAATCATGAACAAACCTTCCCAGCTCTCAGCAAACTAGCAAAAAAATATGTTGGGATCACTGCATCATCTGTCCCTTCTGAGAGAATTTTTTCCAAAGCAGAGGAGTTGATCAAAGTCAAAGAAGAAACAGGCTAAAGGGGAAAAATGTCAACAAAAACTTATAAATCAGTTCTAAATCTatcatttaatgttttacacAGACTGGCTGTGTCTATCAGTACATGCACAAATGAAGAGTCTAACTTCAGTGTAAGATTCAACCTGAAGTTCAGCTGAtttgacatttaaataatttaaagtgTTTCTAGCCTCACAGACATCCCTGGTTTGATTTTCAGTGCATTCCAGTCTATTGACTTTTAtcaaggttttatttattttatttaattttattttcaaaagcaAGAGAGTTGATCagtcaaaggaaaaaaaaggctcaTGAGGAAAATGTTAATGTCAACATTCACTTGTTTCATCTCAAAAACCTGTAAAGGGAAGAAATGTTGAAACATTACGTGACAAATATTGAAAACGGTTTGTAGAAtgtgttatatatttgttatacaAGTTGCTATTTGATTAATAGTgttcagtattttttaataaatgtagcaAAAAAGAACTCATGTCTGTtgcagtttatttaatattaataatgatggCTCAAAAGACACTATAAAATcacttacataaaaatatttcatagaagTATCGGTATCGATATCAATATCAGCGATACTTGTCTTGAAAGTACTTGGTATCGGAtcgaaaagaaaagaagtggtATCGCCCATCCCTACCTGACGGTGATCTGagcgccccctggtggctgCACACTGCCAGCTCCCCTGCAGGACATCCTGCACCCGATCAGTCACAGTCACATTTTCATTCTCTTAAAtagcttttacattttatatttatatttcctatatatatacattttgtatattgtatattgtacttgttttacagtatgtttgttttttactgtGGAACTCTAGTGTTTAAGCGCACGTTTTCACCCGGAGATATTATAAGGAACCGACAACCGGAAGTCAGTGTGAAGCAAGCGGAAGTTTACTTATCCTCCGGCGTGTGTGCAGTGTTAAGGATCAGTTTCGTTGCAGTTTATTTCGTTTTCTGTCGTTTAAGTCGCCGATTGTGTAGGAAAAATGTCTGACAACGAAGACAAGTAAgttaattttataaaaagttaACACATTTAAGTCTGTTAAACTGATTAAAAGGATGAATAGTGGAGCAGTGTTTCATCAACATGGCGTCTGAGTGTTTCCCAAAGTCCAGCTCCTCACTGCGTTATATCacatataatgtgttatattttatattatattacacagtGTCTATATCACACAGTGTCTATTATTACacagtataatattttatattatatcacATATAATGTCTATATTACACAGTGTCTATATCACACAGTGTTTCTATTACACAGTGTGTCTGAAGTATATTacacagtttatatatatattatattatatcacaCAGTGTCTGTTACACAGTGTGTCTGAAGTATATTacacagtttatatatatattatattatatcacaCAGTGTCTATTACACAGTGTGTCTGAAGTTGATCCCTGAGGTGTTGTATAAATCCACTGTCCCTCGCTGGGATCTGCAGGGTGGATCTCCTGAGAGATCAGATCCACTGTCCTGGTGCAGGGGATCAGTTTCATAGGTTTCTGCTGCACTGATGGAGATTTCTGTCATTAATATATTAGTATGTTATTTATAAATGGGTGCTTTGTGTCTTTCTCAGTGCCATAATTATGCTCACTAATGATAATGAAGCTGAGTTCAGCACCAGTACAGCTAAGtctaactaaataaatgttaaaaattaatatattagtgtgttacttaaatatatatatcagttatatcatacacactcaccagccgctctttattctctctcttgaagttaataagacagaatcGCAGtgtgttccgcatgttactgagaaaccacaaagaagcataaactcctccgtcctgaagatgtcacactccttacagttacagctttacctctgactgttacaaagccctgacactggagactccttccataactgttacagaaacgtctccttacagacaTTACAGACTTCCCCATACTGTTTATCGATCGATGTCGCAGTATTTAAGTGTAAGCTTTATTTTAGAGTAAAGTATTACAGTTTGCGCCTGAAAGTAGAACTCAGATGCTTCTGATGATGTAGAAATGTAATGTCAGCATATGATCACACAGAAtcaactcagtgtgtgtgtgtgtgtgtgtgtgtgtgtgtgtgtgtgtggttaacaGCTTTGATGATGGAGATTTTGATGATGTGGAGGAGGATGAGGGGCTGGACGACCTGGAAAACGTGGAGGATGTAAGATTTATTCTCAATCCATGCTTCAGTTTAGTTATTTTTACTGACAAAACTTCTGATTCATCAATACAGAGTGTACGatcagatctgtgtgtgtgcgtgtgtgtgcgtgtgtgtgcgtgtgtgtgcgtgtgtgtgcgtgtgtgtgcgtgtgtgtgcgtgcaggaGGATCAGGAGAACGTACAGATCCTCCCTGCAGGAGAAGGACAGCAGGCCAATCAGAAGAGGATCACTACACCGTACATGACCAAATACGAGAGAGCCAGAGTGCTGGGCACTAGAGCACTACAGATTgcgtaaatacacacacacacacacacacacacacacacacacacacacacacacacacacactcactgtccagtttaataggaacacctgtgcaccgcctcattcatgcaatcatttacatttatctcatttagcTGACACTTTCTTCCAAATAAAAAGAAGACGTATGTTTTAGTCAGGATGCAGCTGAGCAGTTGCGGGTTTTAAACCCGGTGCTGAATCACATGACTGCATAAatatgtacaggtgttcctaataaagtgaccaaTGAGTGTGTTTcttctctcacatacacattcacctgacacacaccatctctctgtattaatattataactGTAAGCCAGTGAGAGTTgagtgacatcacttcctgtccacACAGGATGTGTGCGCCAGTGATGGTGGAGTTGGAGGGAGAGACCGACCCTCTGCAGATCGCCATGAAGGAGCTCAAGtacgtctcacacacacgcacacacacacacacacacacacacacacacacactgaaccgtCTCCATGGTTACTCAGAAACACTGTATAGAGTTTGTTATTAACGCTATTTATGCACTATATACTTTGGGACAAACAGCAAACACTGTCTTcaattcattatatattttatttttaactatatattttaactaacatctttatttttaaatatatatgtttttttaacttcatcttttattttt
This region includes:
- the polr2f gene encoding DNA-directed RNA polymerases I, II, and III subunit RPABC2; amino-acid sequence: MSDNEDNFDDGDFDDVEEDEGLDDLENVEDEDQENVQILPAGEGQQANQKRITTPYMTKYERARVLGTRALQIAMCAPVMVELEGETDPLQIAMKELKSRKIPIIIRRYLPDGSYEDWGCDELIITD